A single genomic interval of Lacrimispora sphenoides JCM 1415 harbors:
- the mraY gene encoding phospho-N-acetylmuramoyl-pentapeptide-transferase has translation MINETILAIIIAFAISAMLCPIVIPFLHRLKFGQEVRKEGPESHLKKQGTPTMGGLIILTSIIITSLFYVREYPKIIPVLFVTVGFGIVGFLDDYIKIVMKRSEGLKPVQKMAGQLIITGIFAYYLLHSKDVGTGMLIPFSGGFEKGLYLNLGIFFVPAVFFLVIGTDNGVNFTDGLDGLCTSVTILVATFLTVVSIGENTGISPITGAVVGSLLGFLLFNVYPARVFMGDTGSLGLGGFVASSAFMMQIPIFLAIIGFIYMIEVLSVIIQVTYFKRTGGKRIFKMAPIHHHFELSGWSETRVVAVFAIVTAVLCMLAYLGL, from the coding sequence ATGATTAACGAAACGATTCTGGCAATCATCATAGCATTTGCAATCAGCGCCATGCTGTGTCCCATTGTAATACCATTTCTTCACAGATTAAAATTTGGCCAGGAGGTCCGCAAGGAAGGACCTGAAAGCCATTTGAAAAAGCAGGGTACTCCGACCATGGGAGGACTTATCATATTGACCAGCATCATCATTACGTCGCTGTTCTATGTGAGGGAATATCCGAAGATCATTCCTGTGCTTTTTGTGACAGTTGGATTTGGTATCGTTGGGTTCCTTGATGATTACATTAAGATCGTAATGAAGCGGTCAGAGGGGCTTAAGCCTGTTCAAAAGATGGCAGGGCAGTTAATCATTACAGGCATCTTTGCCTATTATCTGCTTCATTCAAAGGATGTGGGGACGGGAATGCTAATTCCCTTTTCCGGAGGCTTTGAAAAAGGGCTGTATCTGAATTTAGGAATATTCTTCGTACCGGCGGTATTTTTTCTCGTAATAGGGACTGATAATGGTGTGAATTTTACCGATGGCCTGGATGGGCTTTGCACCAGTGTGACCATTCTGGTGGCGACCTTTTTAACCGTGGTTTCTATCGGGGAAAATACCGGCATCAGTCCCATTACCGGAGCAGTTGTGGGAAGTCTTTTGGGATTTCTGCTGTTTAATGTGTATCCTGCCAGGGTGTTTATGGGGGATACAGGTTCCCTGGGACTTGGAGGATTTGTTGCTTCCAGCGCCTTTATGATGCAGATTCCTATTTTCCTTGCCATTATCGGTTTTATTTATATGATCGAAGTATTATCCGTTATCATTCAGGTGACATATTTTAAAAGAACAGGCGGAAAGAGGATTTTTAAGATGGCCCCCATCCACCACCATTTTGAACTGAGCGGCTGGTCGGAAACACGGGTGGTAGCGGTATTTGCTATCGTGACTGCGGTTCTTTGCATGCTTGCATACCTTGGATTATAG
- the murD gene encoding UDP-N-acetylmuramoyl-L-alanine--D-glutamate ligase, whose protein sequence is MNQKILVAGSGKSGIAAVGLILKTGDEVILYDSNAALHKDELLHQFEEGRISVLLGELKKEDLTGVSLCVISPGISLEAPFVAVLKEADIPVWSEIQLAYHHAKGKLAAITGTNGKTTTTALIGQIMKAYYDHVFVVGNIGVPYTEEALKTTEDSVTVAEVSSFQLETITDFRPDVSAILNITPDHLDRHKTMECYIEVKERITSNQRPQDFCILNYDDPVLREFGKTIRPKAVYFSSRQSLAEGYCMDGDKIIRNHDGERTEIADIREIQLLGRHNHENIMAAAAISAEMGVPMEVIAQVIREFKAVEHRIEFVAEKAGVKYYNDSKGTNPDAAIQAIKAMPGPTLLIAGGYDKNSQYDEWIESFDGRVKYMVLLGQTREKIAECAARHGFTNVMYAEDMQEAVKVCASYANRGDHVLLSPACASWGMFKCYEERGEIFKESVRNL, encoded by the coding sequence ATGAATCAGAAAATTTTAGTTGCCGGCAGCGGAAAAAGCGGCATTGCCGCCGTGGGCCTGATCCTTAAAACAGGTGATGAAGTAATTCTTTACGACAGCAATGCTGCCCTTCATAAGGATGAGCTCCTTCATCAGTTTGAAGAGGGAAGGATTTCAGTTTTGTTGGGAGAGCTTAAAAAGGAAGATCTTACAGGGGTAAGCTTATGTGTCATAAGCCCTGGTATATCCTTAGAAGCCCCCTTTGTTGCTGTCCTTAAGGAGGCGGATATCCCGGTCTGGAGTGAAATTCAGCTGGCTTATCACCATGCCAAAGGAAAGCTGGCGGCAATCACTGGGACCAATGGTAAGACAACCACTACGGCCCTTATCGGGCAAATCATGAAAGCATATTATGACCATGTGTTTGTAGTGGGCAATATTGGGGTCCCGTATACAGAGGAAGCATTAAAGACGACTGAGGATTCGGTAACGGTAGCAGAGGTCAGCAGCTTTCAGCTGGAGACGATCACCGACTTCCGTCCGGATGTGAGCGCGATCCTGAACATAACGCCAGACCACCTGGATCGTCATAAAACAATGGAATGCTACATAGAAGTAAAGGAACGAATAACATCAAACCAGAGACCTCAGGATTTTTGTATCTTAAATTACGATGATCCTGTTTTGCGTGAGTTTGGAAAAACCATCAGACCAAAGGCTGTCTATTTTAGCAGCCGCCAGTCTTTAGCAGAAGGCTACTGCATGGATGGGGATAAGATTATCCGCAACCATGATGGGGAGAGGACAGAGATCGCAGACATTCGCGAGATACAGCTCTTAGGCCGCCATAACCATGAGAACATCATGGCCGCAGCTGCTATATCTGCTGAAATGGGAGTTCCCATGGAGGTCATCGCTCAGGTGATCAGGGAATTCAAGGCGGTAGAGCATCGGATTGAATTTGTTGCGGAAAAGGCCGGAGTGAAATATTACAATGATTCCAAGGGAACCAATCCGGATGCAGCGATCCAGGCAATAAAAGCCATGCCAGGGCCAACGTTACTCATTGCCGGAGGTTATGATAAGAACTCCCAGTATGATGAGTGGATTGAATCCTTTGACGGTAGGGTTAAATATATGGTGCTTCTGGGGCAGACCAGGGAAAAGATCGCTGAGTGTGCAGCCAGACATGGTTTTACCAATGTAATGTATGCAGAAGATATGCAGGAAGCAGTAAAAGTATGCGCTTCTTATGCCAACAGAGGAGATCATGTGCTCTTATCACCGGCCTGCGCCAGCTGGGGGATGTTTAAGTGCTATGAAGAACGCGGCGAAATCTTTAAGGAAAGTGTCAGAAATTTATAA